DNA from Deltaproteobacteria bacterium:
CATAGAGGGCATTGACAATCCACCTCTGCCGAAGGTTCTGTAAAAGGAAAAAAACTAGGACGAAATCTTGTTTTTAAATCGGAGCCAAAATATTCTTTCACAAAAAACGAAATAGTGCCTTTGAGGTCAGCCATGGAAATTTTTTTATCAACACACATCCCTTCAATCTGATGAAAATTCGGCAAGTGAGAAATATCACTATCACACCTGAATACGGGACCTGTTCCAATAATACGAAGTGGCAACTCCTCTTTTTCTAAAGAGTGAATTTGAATCGGCGACGTATGTGTTCTTAAGACATGAGTGTCATCAATGAAAAAAGTATCTTGCATGTCCCTAGCTGGATGATTTTTAGGGATATTCAAGGCTTCAAAATTATAGTAGTCTGACTCTATCGATGGCCCTAACCGAAGAGAATAACCCAACCGGGATAAAATATTCACGATCTCTTCCATGACCATATAAACAGGGTGAGGAGACCCAACTACCTGAGCCGTTGCTGGCAAGGTTAAATCCAAATACTCGGCTTCCATTTTAGCCATGATTTCTTGTTTTTTTAACTTCTCAAAACAAAGATCATGGGCAGACTCTAAACTCTGTTTTATTTCATTTACTTTTTTTCCAAAAAGTGGCTTTTCTTCCTTAGAAAGCTTTGCCATCTCTTTCATCACTTCCGTCAAATCCCCGTTTTTACCCAGAACTTGAACTTTAAATTGATAGAGCTCCTCACGGGTTTTCGCCTCGTTAAAATAGGTCATCGTTTTTGCGTGTATAGCTTGTAACTTTTCATAAATATTCATACTGTGAACTATGACAGCCCACTTAAAAGGACGCAAGATTTTTTACTTTGAAGCATCGACTAAGATGCCCCATGGTAAGAGCGCCTTTGAAAAGTCTTCAAGCAACCTCCAAGACCCCATTGACTAAGACTCTATTTTAAAAGATAGTTCCGAGGTTATGGCGCAAAAAAATAAATCTAATTATTCCGCTTATAAAGCAAGACAAGAAAAAAAGGGGACTCCTGCAAGCCCTGCACTTAAGCAAACTTTCTTAAAAGACACAAAATTGGAAAAAACTCCTTTAAGAGGAAAACATAAAAAACCAGCAGAAATATTTAGCCTGGAAGAGGCTAATGACCGCCTTTATGACATCTTCAAAAACCACTCCTTCTCCCAGATATCTCATGAACAGAGAAGGGCCCTAGCCCATTATTATCGTCTTTTGATGCTCAACCAAGAAAAAGAAAATTTCACGCGCTTGCTGACCCTTAAAGATATTGCCATCAAACATTTTTTGGATTCGCTTCTGGTTCCCACTCACTGCCAGCTACTTTTCCCTCTCTTAGATTTAGGAACGGGCCCGGGGCTCCCAGGAATTCCTTTAAAAGTTTTTTTCCCAGAAGAGAAAATTCTGTTAGCAGAAGGGGTCCAAAAAAGAGTTACTTTTTTAAAACATTGCCGCGAAGAAATGAAACTTAAGAATTTAGACATTATTGGCAGAAATATATTTCCTGACTTCGTTTACCCTGTTCAGGGCGTCATCACCCGTGCCGTAGAAGACATCACCAATACCATGAATCATGTCATGGGATGCTTGCAAGTTGGCGGAAAAATTTATTTTATGAAAGGCCCTGGAGTCGATCCCGAGTTGGTCCTGGCGAACCAGGCCATGAGTGAATATTATACTCTTGAAAATGACATTACCTATGAAATTCCAAACACTCCTCACCATCGACGTTTGATCGTTTTTAAAAAAATCAAA
Protein-coding regions in this window:
- the pheS gene encoding phenylalanine--tRNA ligase subunit alpha, whose protein sequence is MNIYEKLQAIHAKTMTYFNEAKTREELYQFKVQVLGKNGDLTEVMKEMAKLSKEEKPLFGKKVNEIKQSLESAHDLCFEKLKKQEIMAKMEAEYLDLTLPATAQVVGSPHPVYMVMEEIVNILSRLGYSLRLGPSIESDYYNFEALNIPKNHPARDMQDTFFIDDTHVLRTHTSPIQIHSLEKEELPLRIIGTGPVFRCDSDISHLPNFHQIEGMCVDKKISMADLKGTISFFVKEYFGSDLKTRFRPSFFPFTEPSAEVDCQCPLCKGKGCSLCKQTGWIEIGGAGLMNPKVFETAKIKYPEWTGFAFGFGLERMAVIKYGIPDVRLLPENNLSFLKQF
- a CDS encoding class I SAM-dependent methyltransferase → MAQKNKSNYSAYKARQEKKGTPASPALKQTFLKDTKLEKTPLRGKHKKPAEIFSLEEANDRLYDIFKNHSFSQISHEQRRALAHYYRLLMLNQEKENFTRLLTLKDIAIKHFLDSLLVPTHCQLLFPLLDLGTGPGLPGIPLKVFFPEEKILLAEGVQKRVTFLKHCREEMKLKNLDIIGRNIFPDFVYPVQGVITRAVEDITNTMNHVMGCLQVGGKIYFMKGPGVDPELVLANQAMSEYYTLENDITYEIPNTPHHRRLIVFKKIKSKSIDDFDDEDEP